In Theobroma cacao cultivar B97-61/B2 chromosome 7, Criollo_cocoa_genome_V2, whole genome shotgun sequence, the genomic window caaaataattaattccTATTTCATAATACCAACTTGGTGAATCTTACAAGGCTTTATTGCTAACACCACTAAGAAAACAATTATTCCCACCAAAATTGTGCATAAAGATACTCATTTTTCATTCCTTAGTTTTTGGTAGAGATtgaagacaaaaattattaacaAAAGTGTTTCTCATGGAACTGTAATTTTTCTTGGGCGTATCAGTCCTCTTGAGAAATAAAGGTTTACATTgcaattgtggcaatttgggGGGTTAAGATTCTGATGGGTGAAACCTAGTTTGTGAGCAGAGCAAAGAAAGTTGGCAAGCAAAAAATTGACATGCTGAATGAATCAAAATGGCAAGAATCAATCTGGTGGCAAATCGTAATGGAACTTACCTTAGGTTTCAGTTACAActaatatacaaaaatttagaaaaagaaCAACTTACTTCTTCTCCACAAATTGGTTCTGGAATTGTTAGATTAATAAGCtcaatatgaataaatttaagaGAGAGGTGAATTggatagttttgaaaattttgaaaaaccttttaatttttaagaagGTAAAGTTCcctttttaattcaaatgctcaATTTGAAGATAAACATATTAATTGACCTCTTaatcaatgaaaaaaatttaaatttcaagtAAAAGTAAGAGTAGAAAAATTGACACAAGTATTTATAGAAGTTAGGCTTCTTTGCCTACATCCTCTCTTTTAGATTCACTAAAAAGTTTACAATCCACTATTTGATTAAAGTTCAATATAATGCATTTTATGGATCAAGTATAACCTTTCAATATAATGCCTTTTTATGGTTAAAGCACAACCACTTTACCTTTTCTattggttaaggtataaccactTAAGTAAATACAATAAGAGGAATATAGGTGTAGCTAATATGCCTCTTAAAGGCTGGATAGAGAATTTGACAGTGTTTAATGAAGAGATGAAAGTTCAATAAATGCTTGACTAGAGGACTTTAAGAAATCAAGAAGAGTACAATGGGTTTTGAATGAATTCTTGATTGATTCTTCTCTCTTGATATGTGTTTTCAAGTCTTCTAACCTCCATAAATCTTGAAGAAGCCTGTATTTATAGTTGTTGAAGTTTCAAGGATAGTTGGGAGTGCACTTATTATGAAAATAGttgttcttttcttcattcaaggcttcaacGGTCAtattgtatcgatacatatgtggatgtattgatacattaccttttatttttgaattcccACGgagatgtatcgatacatttgaacTTGCCTGTAAGGGTCTTGATGTTCTGCTTTGTTaagcccgactctacaatatgtttattatgccattcttatataagaatgcatgtttgtttacttgggtacctcgaaaatcgttaaaggacgacaatgtgccaaatggtacaattaagttgaattaagcctcgaactagcccaaatagagattttaagatgatatcaagatttttaaaaccccaaaatgacttaaaatggtgattcagagttcaaggaccaatttggagtcaaattgaaattttcatgacctagaggcaaaatggtcattttgccacccgaggttaagatgtgagtgttggatgaaatatttgactaagattgatcatttggaatataatttgagtttgagaagtgaagaattttaattctaGCATTTTTcagagcataagggtaaaatagtcatttggccaccccaggggcaaaattgtaattttacaccacccaacacttttccagcacatggattttacccattattatcatggataattgaaggattttatgtggtggagaaagaacacttaatagttaagaatttaaaaatggaccaattgTAAAGTGACCAGTGTCAagctttatttctttattattttccttataaattagcacaaaatcagcctattctttattatggccggccaaagcaagaacaaaggaagaaaagaaagaacaagaaccctagggtgaaaattcaagagaaaattggtggatttcaagtaatcaagcaatcaaaggtaaaatttcttgattttgacttgtgatctacctttcccatacattcttttgcattttccatggttgaatcacaagatatcatcaaggatagtgtgctgatcaaaccctaggagagagaatttgatgatgatttagatagatttttaagatatatgaatgtttttaattgtttatggtgttaagtgtaagaattaagcttgaaattcacatattcctcatgagttcatcattggccgaatcttccttgtagagtgttgatggtggatttgattttatttcaagtgaattggttaggaaatgatgaattatggtgagaaaatcaagtaggaaaaatcatagtgttgatgcactcaccatggccgaaattctcaagaagaaatgtgaggatgattttgctaaattttatgctatttgacttgtgtttgatggtttggggaattggaagaaaaatagagttaattggagttaaattggacatattggccaattaatcgggtgatagatcgaattaaaccaataccattttatttaagtacataattgaatttatattgaacaccgtatttagatagttacctgAGCGTTTCACATctcatttcatgcattagtaaagagcctgaaatagatttataatggcATGACACagtatattgaattatgtgtCGTGTATTgtatataggtggtgagctttttggcaaaagtaaagagatagtacccgaggatcaagaatcggagtactcgaaaTTCGATTTCcattacagtgagtaaccttatcatcatcttgattatctaaagtatgtttttatccgattttgtgattttatggaaaatgagtttaaatggtaaatctttatgttttataagcaaaaatgtgattaaatgaaatgattttataaaattgttttgaaattgaatgatggttttgaaaatggagtaattgaaGGCTAAttgctgtgttataaatcatggtttgaattgaatggcttatgataatattggcatgaatggttggatttggtaaatgtgctgaaaatgtatgaactgttgatctgtcttgagaggctgtaaaataaaataattgtcatgtcatactattgcaaattttattgaattggtgggttatataTTAGTCGCTACAGTggacgggttccgtggaccagcctattaaaggggcatggtaaccctattatattcttacctcagtatgagaagCGCAGATAGATAACTCTTGAGGTTAAtattttagagttcacttcacgccaaactaCCATATGAGGGTGAATTCAGCCAACGCCAATGaatgactatgttttcaaaataaaaacatgatttatgcgtacataactttttaatagccttggtggactcggttgggatagccctcggtcaacgtatccctgataactgagtatgataatgattttggcacgagccaaacttttcagaaattcataagccatgttgattacttgatttatatgaattgattttatttggttgaaatgagctgaaaggtgatgaattacagtatgttaaactattttatctgtctccatttactcagctttagatattttagatagtatttgtttactcactgagattatataatctcaccaccctcctttccacccattttaggctcaggatagttggtagatagctcactttgttgagggctacagttggacttgtatcctcaaaaactgtaggtttaccgcttttgatacttttgatcTTTCGtgagcccacgtgtcactgtaaattaaattttatgctttggttatctgtattacaatatgtatgaatttatttagcttttacgctataaaaattatttaccggtaactctataaatattgttttataagaaaatagaatattttattaaatatttttattatattcaaatagtcataatttcattttaaatgaatgttttagacgtataaacttatttttgattatgaattatgtgttttatactcgcatactacatttttagctggtttcgagatttttaaagaaaaatgaccaaaatgcccttgtgagaaaaaaattatttttctattgttttgatttggaaatagtttataatctgtcaaaacatgatacttaacaactgttgctcacaggggaggtgcgaaaactgatattaaagctttgcggggttccggttgacattccggatcatgagtgtcgatcgggataccgcggcggttgtcacgggctggagaagagtaccgggtcgtgacatgcttaaaatgtatcgatacatttgtcTATGTCTCAATTCTTTTGAGACAATAAACCTTTCTAttgaaaatgtatcaatacatgtgtgagatgtatcaatacttttgaGTTAGTGAGCAATTTGTCTCaattctatcgatacatttgaaaatgtatcgatagaatGGGTTTgactttttgaattttgactttgttgaagaacatgtattgataaattttgaaatctatcgatacttatctaaaaatattgatacATGAAAAACATATGTCGATAGATTTGGGCTAGAATGTGTTTTTTaaaacctttttcatttcttttctttttcaaactcatttgacATTGTTTGGGAATTTGAAAACTTTGATACTTCAAATCTTAGATGAATTTGgatcattttttttgtcatttcaaaacataaAGATGATTTGAATACTACAAAGTTAACAGCAACTTATTACATCTTTTTAAtggaattttgttttcaatagCATCAATCGACTATGAAAATtatggattttattttctaccTTGTTGGATAATTtactaaattttcaaaaaaaaaccctaaatcaAGGTTAAAAACTTAATCATGGGGCAtgatgggaaaaaaaaaataaacacacTATTCGTCAACTTATCATATGGCATAAAAGTGTGAACTTACTTGTTTTCTCACACATTTTTCTATTAATCATCAAGcatcaaagaataaaaaataaaatacattttatttcgacattaatattattgataaattatttttagtaagttattattaaattattttttaaaagttatattaaattattaatattagtaCACAATAGTTTAATATAATAAGTTATTAATATtctatatattaatatattaacatTATTATAGTATAACTTATATTACTAAATTaacttatattaatattagtaTAATATAGTTGCATTtaagcatttgactcattgattGGTGCATAATCTCTTATCTAAAGAATAAGGTTTGAATCTCCTTTccccaattaaaaaaatattagtataCTATAGTTTAATAATCTgtattagtaattaaatataataacttATTATTCAACTATATATAATGTATTAATGACTTGATGAgataatgttaatttttttatattaatgacTTGATGAATAaatgttcctttttttttttgataatttacACCACTACTGACTAACTGAGGGAGCttatttaatctaaaataaaaattaaaaggttgaattgaatgtaataaaaaaataagggtttaattttttgatataattcagggatttatttgaatatttaaccCTGATTCAATAACATAAATATGTGTTCTTGTtcaaaaatctaattttaaatCTGGCTTCCCCATTTAACTAGTCTTATGGAGAGGTAGTATGTTGTTATAAAGTGGAGAAGAGGGAGTAAAACACAGactcaataaaagaaaattatcttaTTGGATACCATAATGCTTAATAGATGCCATTTAGACTATCATTGTTAGTTTGTATGTCTATTAACTCAACGTCTTTGATAAAATTACAAGGCAATGTGAATTAGATTTTCAATTGTTGTAACTTTTAAGGAAAGAATTCATTCAATTTTGTTGGCCTAAAAGGCTGTAATTATAAGCAATAAAAATTCCTTCCTTCCAAAAAGAGAGCAAAAAAGAGCGTTGGAAATTTATTTAAGCCAGCTGAGCGGTTCCGATTATCCCACATCACCCAACCAGAAGTGCCGCCTAACCTTAATATATACAAGCTTCCAGATGACCCCCGTAATTAATCACGAGACGGAGTGAATGGGTCATGGTCGATTCTTAAGGCGCGGCCAGACCCAGGAAAGTCCCCGGGCCCATGTCTGCAGAGATGCAGGCTCGGTAACGAGTTATCTTCGAGTCGAAGGGTCTACTTTGCCCCGTGCAAAGGGGGCTGAGACAAGTGTGGAGCCCTTTGCCCTCTTCGGCCGAAGTAAAATTTGCCAATGTGCACAGTTATTCACTTGGTCCCTCGTGGACTAACAGAACGGGGCTTACGATCTCGTGATTACCCTTTTTGACAGATTAATAGACTCTAAGTTAGTATAGATGCCCTATTGAATTCAGCAGCAGGGAATTGGGTAGTTTCAAATGCCaagtctttttgttttaaataatacCCACAAATGAACGATATTTTGGTGGAAAATGATGGCGACAAACAAGGATATGCTGGGGACATTTCAGGTGGGCTTCTCATGAGTATGCAATGCAGTCAATATGACTCGACCAGAACAAAAGCGGGTGGttacaagttttttttttctgtggCTTCAATTTTTGAAGAGAGATTTGTGATCACATTTGCTCTGTCTATCTCTTTCTACAGTTGAAATAAAACCACCAAAGTTATTGGCATGGAAAGAGACAGAAAAGCAAAGCAGACGCAGCTGAAACCAGACAAAGTCCAATTTGGACAAGCAAAATCTCCAGGCAGCCCAAATGGACCGCCTGTATTTGATACATGCTTCTCATTCCTCTGAAACTTGCACCATTAGTTAGACAGTGCTCCACCCGAAATATTTTCTGTAACTGTAATGGAATACTTTCTCCGCCTATACATTcagttgatgaaaataaatatatttgtattCAGTAATATTTTCATGCTTACAACACCTACTCATACACTCcttgattaaaaattttggttattttatAACAAGTCAAACTAAGACAAGTAACAACAAACAAGGCaatcatcccattcttcaTGTTGCGGACCTGTTCACGTCACAGTTTGGCACTACAATGAGATCAATTTCAAATTGTAAGTCTTTGAGATGAAAGTTCCAGTATCTTCATGGAGGAAAACATGCGAAAGCATGAATCATGCTTCTTCGTGGTGTGTAACACAAAgagttaaaaaaagaaatgaaagggAAAGAAGGAGGCATATTATGATACTGACAGAAGAGAATTATATAGGAAGGATATCTTGTGATACTTTCAGAACAATATAAGCATaatgcaagaaaatggctttgaTAAAATGAACCGATTTATTCGAAATAGTTCACAAGGTTCTGCTTGCCCACTCTAAACACTCTTCTAGTAACTTTGGCAAAGGAGCAAgaaaggaagaggaagaattGGGCCCTTCTATTGAAGTAATGTGTACATTTACAACATGAACTCATTTCTtcctaaaacattcatttctCGATTACAAAACCGGAAAAATAACTAAACAGTGAGGatggaaaaaaattgatttgatcTTACACAGTAACTGGGGTAGCCTCATCCAGAGCAACAACACCTGGAAGCTCTTTCCCTTCCAACAATTCTAAACTGGCACCACCACCAGTTGATATGTGGCTCATCACACTAGCAACACCGACTTTTTCCACAGCAGCAACAGAGTCTCCACCTCCAATGATTGTTGTCACTCCCTTGCCACTGAGGTCTGCTAGCTTCTTTGCAATAGCCTACAAGCAGAAAGCAAGCTGAATTCCCATCCACTTATGCAAAGAACAAAACAATGAAAGTAGTCATCTCATAAATTTGCCATTCCCCTAGAGACTGAGAGGAATTGGAAGCATATTCATTAAAGGTTGGCAACTTCTAAGTGTGAATCTTAAACCACTATTtgcaaatgaaattttataatttacataGATAATTGGAGGAAGGCAATGCTTCAGCTAGTTTTGCCTGGAAAGTAAGTGGATATAAACTTATAACTGTATCCAAATAGTACCAAAGGGGTACTTCAATTCTATGGCTGCAGAAACCATCAAGTGTTAAAGCCATAgttgcctttcaaaaaaagtGTTAAAGCCATAGTCAAGAAATTCAAGCATACCTCCGTCCCAGTAGCAAACTTGTCAAATTCAAACACTCCCATCGGTCCATTCCAGATGATGGTTTGGGTAGTATCCAATGCTTCATTGAATGTCTTAATAGAGTCTGGTCCAATATCCAATCCCATCCAGCCATCAGGGATGGCAGATGCTGGCACAACCtgtaagaagaaaaatttattttcattccttgCTCATAGAGTACTAAAAGACAAGGGGATAAAAGGTAATATAAGAACTGTTAATTTCCAATCACAGATCCAAACCATTATGATTGATTACTTGGGCTTGGTTTTGCATAGATTGCATTGCAAACTTTGCAGGGGGCTGGAAAGTAGAAACGAACCTGGCTGTTTGCATCAGGGGCGAACTTGTCTGCAATAACCACATCAGTGGGTAACAAAAGAGACACTCCTTTTGCCTTGGCCTTTGCAAGGAGTAATGTTGCGAGGTCAAGCTTATCCTCCTCTACCAGGGATGAACCCACAGATAGACCTTGTGCCTTGTAAAATGTGAAAATCATACCCCCACCAAGAAGGAGAATGTCACATTTCTCGAGGAGTGATTCGATGACACCAATCTTGGAAGAGACCTTTGAACCACCCACAATGGCAGCAAATGGCCTCTTTGGGCTTGAAACTGCACCGACAAGGTAGTCCAGTTCCTGAAATAAGATAGGAAAAGCAAAGAATATAAGCAAAAAGTTAAAACATAACAAAAGAGTAGTAGTAGTTTTAATTCAATGTCTAATAAGTTTACTTGAAAACATATCTATTTGAACACagtaattgaaaattaattaaaattttgttaacaACTTAATCAGGTTTAGAATGCCTGAATCCTACCTTCTGTAATAGGAAACCAGCAACTGATGGCTTCAAGAATTTTGTAACACCCTCAGTTGATGCATGGGCTCGGTGTGCTGTCCCAAATGCATCATTAACATAGAGATCAGCTAAGGAGGCAAGTTTCTTTGCAAATTCAGGTTCAttcttttcctcttccttgtaaaatctaaCATTCTCAAGAAGAAGAACACCACCTTCAGGAAGTGAAGCAACTAGCTTTTCTACTTCTGGACCAATGCAGTCATCAGCCTTAACAACCTGTTCAGGTAATGGGTATTATAGTCATCTATCAGATGCAGTACATATCTTAATAGGAAAAGGTTTCAGGCTTTTGTTTACACAAAAATTGTATGTACCTGAATGCCAAGTAGTTCAGAGAGACGGGATACAAGAGGAGCCAAGCTGAATTTTGGAGTAACACCCTTTGGTCGCCcctgaaaattcaagaaacaACATGTTAGGTCAGTTCTTATAGCTCAAGTCCAAAGTCTTAAATACCCATTGCGCTACACATAGGAGAATGAAAGCCTGCATGTTTATGTGGAAAACTAAAGGTACATGCATTATCATGACCAGTATAATGCTTGGTTCAAATCAGATGCTGCAATATCATGTTAAAAATGCCCACATTACCAAGCAAAAGTTCATGTGTTCAGCAAAAATAACCCTATAGCATCAGAAGTATACAAAAAATTGAACTGAAACCACAGCCCTTAAATAAACTATGATTCACTGAACCTGGAAGAGTATAAGCATAACTTAGCCATCAAACTTTTTTGAAATATGTACATAGGCCATTGAACTTTAATTTGGTTCAACCAAACCTTGAAACTTTTACTTTCATCCATCTATATCATTGAGCAGTGataattgattcaattaagCCAATTAGCCATTAAATGGCATGAAACTCGACAATACaagaattatatttattaagcTAATTgacaagagaaaaatcaaCTTACCAAGTGGCTGGAGAGAATGACTTTAGCTCCATTCTGAATCAAATGCTTGATGGTAGGAATAGCAGCGCGAACCCTGGTGTCATCTGTAATGTTCTGGTTATCATCCAAAGGAACATTGAAGTCAGCCCTCACGAACACTTTCTTCCCTTTCAAATCAGCTCCGCTCAAGTCCCCAACACTCTTCTTCGCCATTGAAACAACCCCTCTTGACCCTTTTCCCTTGAAAGATCGAACTTTGGAGGAGACATGGAGGGAAAGCAATGAGTCCCCAGAAGCAGCGGCGGAGAAGCCTAGGCTCTGGCAGAGAGGGACAGATTTGTGGTGGTGACGCGTGGAGGAAACGCGAATGAGGAATGCTGAAGTGCGCGTGGCGGAggaggtggtggaggaggccGTGGTTTTGAGGAGGGAAAGAGTGGTGGAAGTGGTGGCGGTAGCCATTGTGCTGtgtcttttgtttttaacGTCTCAAAGAGAAAGTGCGAGAGCGAGGCCTTGTTTTGTGTGGAGTTGGCAGAGTGGTAACAGAGGCAGTGGTGGCGGAGGGCGTTTATGTAAATGTGGTGAGATGTGGACGTTAAGAGCGAAGGGGGAAATGATTGGACGTGAGTGTGGGGAAATGAGATTTCTCTCTTCAACTCTTATCGTTGAGGAGAGGTTCAAGATGTTCGATGCTTTTGAGATTTCCCCACTCTTTTCCTTTCGGTCTACCATGCATGGGGTTTTCTTTGGACTCTTCCTACTTtcccctttctttctttgttctcgacttcctcttcatttttcttgctttaaaTTTGTAATTTCCTGATACATAGggattttccttttccagTTATGGAATTTAGGGTCTATAGTAAAGTCAAATAATAGAATTAATAGATTAACAAGTAATTGATGGGAaatgttatatattttttatttttattcttacttatttatgttaaaatttaaaaaatattttatttaattattttaatcaatctAAACTCATTATTTTCTCAATCAAGATAATTAGGTTGATAAAAAAGCATTAAAACTTACTCACCTCATTACAATGAGATAGTACATAGCAAAACTCAAATACCTAGCACCCTAATATCATATCTAAATACAACATAGATTACAATGAAAAAAGACAAACTAAACAACATAttcatacaaaaaaaaaatccacatCTCTTTCGGAGTTTCTTTCCATAATCAGTTACCACCAAGCATAGTAGAATTTGAATTGGACAATACCAAGTTTTGTCAATGAATCAACAAATGAATTTTCTTCTCTCGAGATATGAATCAAATCAACACTTTTGATAGAATTCTTTAAGTTGTTAATCTTAGCAAATAGCTTCCAACTAGACAAGGTTTGGATGTTGCATTCTTCACCCATGATAGAGCGATACACCAATCAAACTCTATTACTAAGGATTCAAGCCTTTCCAAGAGGAGATGTTGAATATTAGCAATGTTGTCTTAATGGCCATGACTTTTGCcgtattaaaataaacattgcTAACAGCCTAAAAAAGAACTTCACTAACTTGTTAGGAGCTCTTTTGAAAGGTGCCAACATACCTCTTTGCAAAAGGTATCCAGTAATTACTATCTCGCTAAGAGCCTTTGTCATGGCTTGTGGGTTCAAGTCATATGAGGTGACAAACCAACTCTAAAAGCTGTTGGAGGAGCCAAACAGGgtgtggaagctattggaCCACTTGCAAGCCTTGCATAAGCATGCACCCAACCCATATATCTTTGGTGAGCAAGTAGACAACCTTGGCAGGGCAACAAATAGCCCAAGCCAACAGCCTAAGTAGCCCAAATAGCTAGCAAGCCAACAGCATAGATTGCCTAAGTAGCCCAAATAGACAAAGTAGTCCAGGTAGTCTAGTAACCCAATGGGCCAGCAGCCCCGATTGGATGTCCAACCCATGTTTGAAAGGatattattcttatttaaaCCTATGTATTTGTTAAGTCAAATGTAAATAAATTTAGTTAGATTTGAttagaattttatttgaatttgagtaGGCCTTTCCAAATTCAAATCTCACATTTTTTATATCTTGATCCGATTCAATAGCGGGGGCATGCTTATAAATTTCCCCTTTCTTCATTTGTACTCGCACTGGAGAACTATAAAAGCATTTCATTTCTCCAAGCTTTCTTTCGTCTTCTTGTTTTTTAGCATGTTTTGCTTTTATATAAGTTTTAGGCTTACTTAAGCTGTCATTTTTAGAGTTTAAGGTCGCACGAGGTTTAACTAAAGTACAACACGTGAtagttggtatcaaagccaagattgttgactccatatgtttttgatgataacaaaacatttcttACTTATTGGTGTCTAACTTCATTACTTAAAAGTGTAGGATAAAGTTAATTTCCttaataaaattgattattaaagaaaaattcacttaAAAGATggtttaattagttaaagtgtgaaagaagaaaagatttAGTGAAAACAGAATCtcattaattgattaaggtgGCGCTTTAACCAGTTAAAGCATAACTGGGCGCTATATAAAAGCAAGGCAGAAAGCCTTAATTAGTTAGCACTAGGTTTAACTAATGAAGAAGGTGCTAAAAGATAAAGATAGACACATGCTAATCGGTTAAGGAATGAGGCTAATCGGTTAGAGCATAAGACCTTCAGTACCTTTAAGCACAAAAATCCAAATTTGAAATAAGGCTGACCACTGAAGGAAGCCAAAATGgagaaattcaaattcaaagaatGTTTAATTGGTTGAAGTTGATTTTAATCAGCTAAGGTTGATGAAAGTGAAGCTTCAATCAGTTAAAAGAAGGGATAACCAATTAAAAGAAGACTGTTGGTTGGTCAAGaatgaaaatagaatgtttttTATTGGTTTGCAGTTCTTCTAGTCGGTTAACAAAGTGAATAGAGCTACTAAACAGTACAAGACAGAGAAGGCTTAATCGGTTAGAGCTTGCCTTTAACCAGTTAATGGAACACTATTTGactatttgaatttaaatgctaaaagataaaaaaatagcTAGTATAGCATTAAACATGCTTAAAACGGCTAGAAACTATCTCTAACAGAAAAATCTGgctctccaagtataaaaaaaagctCCAATGATCAAAGAATGGAAAGAAAATCTACCAAGATCAcattttgagcaaaaagccAAAAACCCATCCTTACACAACTGTTTTT contains:
- the LOC18594856 gene encoding phosphoglycerate kinase, chloroplastic, producing MATATTSTTLSLLKTTASSTTSSATRTSAFLIRVSSTRHHHKSVPLCQSLGFSAAASGDSLLSLHVSSKVRSFKGKGSRGVVSMAKKSVGDLSGADLKGKKVFVRADFNVPLDDNQNITDDTRVRAAIPTIKHLIQNGAKVILSSHLGRPKGVTPKFSLAPLVSRLSELLGIQVVKADDCIGPEVEKLVASLPEGGVLLLENVRFYKEEEKNEPEFAKKLASLADLYVNDAFGTAHRAHASTEGVTKFLKPSVAGFLLQKELDYLVGAVSSPKRPFAAIVGGSKVSSKIGVIESLLEKCDILLLGGGMIFTFYKAQGLSVGSSLVEEDKLDLATLLLAKAKAKGVSLLLPTDVVIADKFAPDANSQVVPASAIPDGWMGLDIGPDSIKTFNEALDTTQTIIWNGPMGVFEFDKFATGTEAIAKKLADLSGKGVTTIIGGGDSVAAVEKVGVASVMSHISTGGGASLELLEGKELPGVVALDEATPVTVAKL